The Roseimicrobium gellanilyticum genome contains a region encoding:
- a CDS encoding ABC transporter ATP-binding protein produces the protein MESPSQASPFAVEVEHLTKTFKTGFRNKPLVAVRDLSFSVHQGEVYGLIGPNGCGKSTTMKVMLGLLRATQGTVRVFGESSEQVAGRADIGFLPENPYFYKHLNGRETLLFYGKLCGLRGSELKDRTEEMLKLTGLQHAADRRVGGYSKGMLQRVGLGQALIHGPRLLILDEPTAGVDPVASRRIRDLILELKERGITIVVTSHLLEQMQQVCDRVGIMSNGSMVREGNLDDLISVENQTEILLENASPQTLAAIRELVAKEGAKARIVSMEKPRTTLEKLFLECTTQTGEEDKS, from the coding sequence ATGGAATCACCCTCGCAAGCATCTCCCTTCGCAGTGGAGGTGGAGCACCTGACCAAGACCTTCAAAACTGGCTTCCGCAACAAGCCGCTCGTGGCCGTACGGGACCTCTCCTTCAGCGTGCATCAGGGTGAGGTCTACGGACTCATCGGCCCCAACGGCTGTGGCAAGTCCACCACCATGAAGGTCATGCTCGGCTTGTTGCGCGCCACGCAGGGGACGGTGCGCGTCTTTGGCGAGAGCAGCGAGCAGGTGGCTGGCAGGGCGGACATCGGATTCCTCCCGGAGAATCCCTACTTCTACAAGCACCTGAATGGGCGTGAAACTCTCCTCTTCTACGGCAAGCTCTGCGGACTGCGCGGCTCTGAGCTGAAGGACCGCACGGAGGAAATGCTGAAACTCACCGGCCTCCAACACGCGGCAGACCGCCGTGTAGGCGGCTACTCGAAGGGAATGCTACAGCGTGTAGGCCTCGGTCAGGCGCTCATCCACGGGCCACGCCTTCTCATTTTGGACGAACCTACCGCAGGTGTCGACCCGGTCGCGTCACGGCGCATCCGCGATCTGATTCTGGAGCTGAAGGAGCGTGGCATCACCATTGTGGTCACTTCCCACCTGCTGGAGCAGATGCAGCAGGTGTGCGACCGTGTGGGCATCATGTCGAACGGCTCCATGGTACGCGAAGGCAACCTGGACGACCTCATCTCCGTGGAGAACCAGACAGAGATCCTTCTGGAAAATGCCTCCCCCCAGACCCTGGCCGCCATCCGTGAACTGGTGGCAAAGGAGGGCGCCAAAGCCCGCATCGTCTCCATGGAAAAGCCCCGAACCACCTTGGAAAAACTCTTCCTCGAATGCACCACCCAAACCGGTGAGGAGGACAAATCATGA
- a CDS encoding class I SAM-dependent rRNA methyltransferase → MTALTVKPRSRLFHGHEWVYASDVQNITGSAEPGDVVALKDVKGKPLGSAIYNPKSQIVARRFSYRKQDLDQEFFVRRIERALNYRKTLPLDQNLCRIVWSESDGLPGLIVDRYGDHLVMQTLTFAMSARQNLIVAALVELLQPKSITARNDSPVRKAEGLELEKKLLHGAAPEPFEYKTNGMVFQIDLMEGQKTGMYLDQIDNYSLVARHAKGKRVLDCFTNQGGFAQAAALAGAREVIAVDVSESAVEMCLRNARSAGVAIGARADNVFDYLKTAEKAGEQYDLIVLDPPSFTKSKQSLTDAMRGYKEIHLRAMKMLQPGGILATFTCSHHVSMGDFRMMINSAAVDTRRTLRYLDTYTQRADHPVITGIPETEYLRGYALEVIGGW, encoded by the coding sequence ATGACCGCCCTTACCGTCAAACCCCGCTCACGTCTCTTTCACGGCCACGAGTGGGTCTACGCCAGTGATGTCCAGAATATCACCGGCAGTGCTGAGCCAGGAGATGTGGTAGCGCTGAAGGATGTAAAGGGCAAGCCGCTGGGCAGTGCGATCTACAATCCGAAGTCGCAGATCGTCGCCCGCCGCTTCTCCTACCGGAAGCAGGACCTCGACCAGGAATTCTTCGTCCGCCGCATTGAGCGTGCGCTGAACTATCGCAAGACCCTGCCGCTCGACCAGAATCTCTGCCGCATCGTGTGGAGTGAATCGGACGGCCTGCCCGGCCTCATCGTGGACCGTTATGGTGACCACCTGGTAATGCAGACGCTGACTTTCGCGATGTCCGCCAGGCAGAACCTGATTGTGGCTGCCCTGGTGGAACTGTTGCAACCCAAGTCCATCACCGCCCGCAATGACTCGCCCGTGCGCAAGGCAGAGGGGCTGGAGCTGGAAAAGAAGCTGCTGCACGGCGCGGCGCCTGAGCCCTTCGAGTACAAGACGAATGGCATGGTCTTCCAGATCGACCTGATGGAAGGTCAGAAGACCGGGATGTACCTGGACCAGATTGACAACTATTCCCTCGTCGCCCGTCACGCGAAGGGCAAGCGCGTGCTGGATTGCTTCACCAACCAGGGTGGCTTCGCCCAGGCGGCGGCTCTTGCCGGTGCGCGTGAAGTCATTGCCGTGGATGTGAGCGAGAGCGCGGTGGAGATGTGCCTGCGCAACGCCCGCAGTGCTGGCGTGGCCATTGGTGCGCGCGCAGACAATGTCTTCGACTACTTGAAGACCGCGGAGAAGGCGGGCGAGCAGTATGACCTCATTGTGCTGGATCCGCCGAGCTTCACCAAGTCCAAGCAGTCCCTCACCGATGCCATGCGCGGATACAAGGAAATCCACCTACGCGCCATGAAGATGCTCCAGCCCGGCGGCATTCTCGCCACCTTCACCTGCTCACACCACGTGAGCATGGGCGACTTCCGCATGATGATCAATTCCGCGGCCGTCGATACCCGCCGCACCCTGCGCTATCTCGACACTTACACTCAGCGCGCCGACCATCCCGTCATCACCGGCATCCCGGAGACCGAATATCTCCGTGGGTATGCGTTGGAGGTGATTGGGGGGTGGTGA
- a CDS encoding ABC transporter permease subunit has translation MSTVIATPVKTRAHKGFSPGRIWTLATHTATQLLRMRIVAFLAVFCLVALGAAFFFPQLSPEQQLKQLKDWSMGSMLVASVVFSITATALLLPKDLEDRTLYTILSKPVPRYEYLLGKLLGMLLLLFCGLLLMDLIFSVVLWLKQQALLSAMIAMLEQQQAATPENVAYVEASIRKYGLNSGVHVEVWMVFLRASVVTAMTLLISTFASTTLFTIITSMAFTIAGFGVALMREWVLKGLYGWTEKTVGALLAILCPDLGMFDLSTAAIRGEVTLGVVGQLTGYAAMYVAAYMVVSHLFFVEKEL, from the coding sequence ATGAGCACCGTGATTGCCACTCCTGTGAAAACGCGCGCGCACAAGGGATTCTCCCCAGGCCGCATATGGACACTCGCCACCCACACGGCGACCCAACTCCTGCGCATGCGCATTGTGGCGTTTCTCGCCGTCTTCTGCCTGGTGGCCCTGGGTGCCGCCTTCTTCTTCCCACAGTTGAGTCCCGAACAGCAGCTTAAGCAGCTCAAGGACTGGTCCATGGGTTCCATGCTGGTCGCTTCCGTCGTGTTCTCCATCACTGCCACGGCACTCCTGCTCCCCAAGGATCTGGAGGACCGGACGCTCTACACGATTCTGAGCAAGCCCGTCCCGCGCTACGAGTACCTGCTGGGCAAGCTGCTCGGCATGCTACTGCTTCTCTTCTGCGGCCTGCTGTTGATGGACCTCATCTTCTCCGTGGTGCTGTGGCTCAAACAGCAGGCCTTGCTGTCCGCCATGATTGCCATGCTGGAGCAGCAGCAGGCAGCCACCCCGGAGAATGTCGCCTATGTGGAAGCGAGCATTCGCAAGTATGGCCTGAACAGCGGCGTGCACGTGGAGGTGTGGATGGTATTCCTGCGAGCCTCCGTGGTCACGGCGATGACATTGCTCATCTCCACCTTCGCCAGCACGACTCTCTTCACCATCATCACCTCCATGGCTTTCACCATCGCGGGGTTCGGTGTGGCGCTCATGAGGGAGTGGGTGCTCAAGGGGCTCTACGGCTGGACGGAAAAGACCGTGGGAGCGCTTCTTGCAATTCTCTGCCCGGATCTGGGCATGTTCGACCTGTCCACAGCGGCCATTCGTGGAGAAGTGACGCTCGGTGTGGTGGGCCAGCTCACCGGCTACGCCGCGATGTATGTGGCGGCCTACATGGTCGTCTCCCACCTCTTCTTCGTGGAGAAAGAGCTCTGA
- a CDS encoding MDR family NADPH-dependent oxidoreductase, whose product MRLIFHQAGLPSEVLKLEPYDPPAPQRHEVLVRMLYAPINPADLNFIEGTYGKKPSFPALPGNEGCGRIEAVGDEVESLEVGDLVIPLHPIGTWSRHLLAAENQFAKLPSDLEPVQASMLRVNPTTAWQMLHEFRELRKGEVVAQNAANSGVGRAVIQIAKHMGLRTVNFVRRESVIEELTVLGADSVLIDGGSDEAAARSAVGDQPLRLALNAVGGDSALRLMDLLSTGGAHVTYGAMSRRSLKIPNKFLIFKNLEIRGYWLTRWIEQASHIEIGNVLRPLAEMMIEGALKLPVEKVFPIEDFAEAVRLAAQDGRSGKVVLAL is encoded by the coding sequence ATGCGCCTCATCTTCCACCAAGCCGGCCTGCCTTCCGAAGTTCTCAAACTGGAGCCGTATGATCCGCCGGCGCCACAACGGCATGAGGTGCTGGTGCGTATGTTGTATGCGCCCATCAATCCGGCAGACCTGAACTTCATTGAGGGCACGTACGGCAAAAAGCCGAGCTTCCCCGCGCTGCCCGGAAATGAAGGCTGTGGTCGCATCGAAGCAGTGGGGGATGAGGTGGAGTCCCTGGAGGTGGGGGATCTGGTGATTCCCCTGCACCCCATTGGCACCTGGTCGAGGCATCTTCTGGCGGCGGAGAACCAATTTGCGAAGCTGCCCTCGGACTTGGAGCCCGTGCAGGCCAGCATGCTTCGGGTGAATCCCACCACCGCCTGGCAGATGCTTCATGAGTTCCGCGAGCTGCGGAAGGGTGAGGTGGTCGCGCAAAATGCAGCGAACTCCGGTGTGGGCCGGGCCGTAATTCAGATCGCAAAACACATGGGGCTGCGGACGGTGAACTTCGTGCGACGGGAGTCGGTCATCGAGGAACTCACCGTGCTGGGAGCCGACTCGGTGCTGATTGATGGCGGATCAGACGAGGCGGCGGCTCGGAGTGCCGTAGGAGACCAGCCCTTGCGTCTTGCCTTGAATGCTGTGGGTGGGGACAGTGCGCTGCGGCTGATGGACCTGCTTTCCACTGGCGGAGCCCATGTGACCTATGGGGCCATGAGCCGGCGCAGCCTGAAAATTCCGAACAAGTTTCTCATTTTCAAGAATCTTGAAATTCGCGGGTACTGGCTGACCCGGTGGATCGAGCAGGCGTCCCACATCGAGATCGGGAACGTGCTCCGCCCCCTGGCGGAGATGATGATCGAGGGGGCGCTCAAATTGCCTGTGGAGAAAGTCTTTCCCATTGAGGATTTTGCGGAGGCCGTACGCCTTGCCGCTCAGGACGGACGCAGTGGGAAAGTGGTCCTGGCGCTGTGA
- a CDS encoding VOC family protein, whose protein sequence is MRSASLNLVVLRSSDLARAADFYTRLLGLEFVKHRHGNGPEHFSAEVGGSVFELYPLVPEGPSTLGTRVGFRVPSLEAAIAAVSGPYPDAVLSPPKDSAWGRRAVIVDPDGHRVELVED, encoded by the coding sequence ATGAGATCAGCTTCCCTCAATCTCGTGGTGCTCCGCTCTTCTGACCTCGCGCGAGCGGCGGATTTCTACACGCGACTGCTCGGGCTGGAGTTTGTGAAACACCGGCACGGGAATGGTCCGGAGCATTTCTCGGCGGAAGTGGGCGGGAGTGTTTTCGAGCTGTATCCCCTCGTACCGGAGGGTCCATCCACCTTGGGAACGCGTGTGGGGTTCAGGGTTCCGTCGTTGGAGGCGGCAATTGCAGCGGTCAGCGGGCCGTATCCAGATGCCGTCCTGTCGCCGCCGAAGGACTCCGCGTGGGGACGCCGTGCGGTGATCGTGGATCCAGATGGGCATCGGGTGGAACTCGTGGAGGACTGA
- a CDS encoding acylphosphatase, which yields MAARQVFYKGKVQGVGFRYTVKRIAGGFEVLGWVKNLPDGRVELQAMSHDSEELEAFLEEIENSSLGGNIKNVESHDIPDLTGVRGFSIVH from the coding sequence ATGGCAGCGAGACAGGTTTTTTACAAGGGCAAGGTGCAGGGCGTGGGATTCCGCTACACGGTGAAACGCATCGCGGGCGGATTTGAGGTGCTGGGCTGGGTGAAGAACCTGCCGGATGGCCGGGTCGAGCTCCAGGCCATGTCCCACGACTCCGAGGAGCTCGAAGCGTTTCTGGAGGAAATCGAAAACAGCTCGCTGGGCGGAAACATCAAAAATGTGGAGTCTCATGACATTCCGGACCTCACGGGTGTCAGAGGATTCAGCATCGTCCACTGA